The genomic stretch GATTTCTTATACACTTTtgtcaaaataaaaaacaataaatTTATTATTAACAAGATATCTTGTGCATAAAAAGCTTTGGCTGACTAAATACAAACAGAAAAGGAAAATAATGTTGACATTCAAAAGTAAAGGAAAATGGAAATGTAGACAGACCATAAAGCATATTATAAGTCTATAAGTTCTAGAAAAAGTAGAAAGAAACAAAAACAAGAGAAGAATGCACACCTCTATGTAATTAGCAATAGTAGTTCTGTGTGACCCTGTAGGCTCATTCAAGTTCTTTATAGCCTCCATTATAATATTATCTAGCCTGCATTAAAGCCAGTAAAGTAGGTGAAGACTTCAGTCTATCTAGTTTACTCTTGACAtaacaaagagaggaaaaaaggcTAGACGGCACAGTTATGTATTATTACACTCATGCATTTGTAATCACCTTGAGTGAGATTTCTTTGAATTTGAAGTATTCCACGATTCAACAGGCACTACTGATGCTATAGGGTTTACATCAACAATCTCATCATCAACATCAGAAGTAACTGTGCTCATTGGCAACGACTGATCACTATTCTTAGGAGCAGCTCGGGTTCTCCTCGTGGAAGTTCTCCCCCTGTCACGAGCACTCGATGAAGTGACAATTACATTCATGTTGCGCCATTTGTCCTAAGTAGTGATCAATAGAAAATAACATATGAGCAATTGAGCAttaggattgaagatgaatctggAAATTTGAAAAACAAGACACGTGATTTCAAGGAATACCCAAATATGGCAGACCCTTCACTAAAGCAAACTTACGTAAAAAAGGAATCCAGTGAATAGTTTTAACCTTTAGGTCAACATTTGAGCGGTAGCGCAGTGTGGAGCCAAGTTCTGGATCATTCAATATCATACGCCAGTTTCCAACTCCATGTCTCGCTACTCCAGCTCTAAGAGCAGCCTCTTCCTCAGAAGTCCACCTCTGTTTTGGAGCCCCCATGCGTAGGCCCAATCTTTTCAGTCAAATACAATATGAACACGAATGTATACCTTCTAACCTGGATTGTGGATTCAATCCATTAGAACATTGTAAAACTGAAAGGAATATGACAACTGCTGGACTACAATAGATTAACACTACTGCGAACATTGGATCATCTGAAAACTCAATTCTAAGGATATTTTGGTAACAAACAAATCCAACATgtgcaaaaaaaatcataaataaaTTCTTGTTTTAATATGTACAACATCTGCCATGCTTGGCTAAATAAGAAAATCAGGTCTGTACTACAACTTAAATATACCGAATATTAGGAGGGGAAGTCTAAGGTACCACATAAAATCTGTACAAGACTAGAAATTACTGAAGAACTATTTGCTGGTTTTTAAAGGCTCCATTACTTTTCATGAATACAGCATATGAGTGATGTTAAAGGCATCAGCACTGTCCCGAATACACAACTACTGATTCCTGTTGTGATATATTCTGAATGATCTGCTGTCCAAGTTTAGATTGGTTCTTTGCACACAACCCAAAAACATAACTTATTTGTGACTGGAGTACACATGAGTCAAAATGGCATAAAGTGGTCTCTATGATGTGATCAAACATAGCTTCAAACTAGAGCTTGCAAAGAAAATTCAgaactatttttttttctcagaaAAGCGGTAACGGGCAAATCCAATTATATCCCAATAAGCTTGTGCATTTCTATTTAAGAATTCCACTGATATACCATTAACAGCATGACCTATCCTCGTATGGTACCAAAACAGacaaaaaacacacacacacacattgaTGCAAGACATAAGACAAATGACAACATGGGAGCATTTCACACAGAAGCAACCTGCTTCACCAATAGGGGCGGACCCAATAAAGGACATGGGTGTACACATGTACACCCAATAATTTTTGCAAAGCAATCGAAGTTAGTAGGCATATACATGCATATACACCTGATTACAAATAGTATGCTAGGGTTTGGGTGCACGATTTTTTTTACCTATAAATTACGTTAAGGTTTGGGAGCACGGTTTCGCACAGCAGGAAGGGAGGACCAAGGGGAGGGAATACCTAGTGCTCTGGTGGTACTCGTCGCCGGGCGAAGTGGCCAGTGGCGAAGTAGGACAGCAGCGACGGTCGCAGGGACACCGGGGCTGCAGAGGGCGGACGCCGTGCCGGAGATGGTCGCGAGGATGCTGGGCCCCAGGTGGTGCACGACTGAGCGCAGTCTCCTCCGGCCTCCGGGTTGCGGCGCGGCGAGCAGATGCAGAGATCGGCCGCGGGCGAGACGAGTCCAGGCGGTGGGCCAAGGGACGCGCGGGCAAGGGCAATTTAGTCCAGCTTACGTTTCTTGTGGCCAACTTCAGGTGTGTAGGCACAGCACATGATAGTGGTGAAACGAAAGAGAGAAAAGAGGAAAAAATACAATTTAgtttaaaaattataaatataATAGTATATTTTGGAGATGTGTGAAATTATATTATCATGTTTTTAATATTGTGAATAGTAATGATACATTTTTACAAACTGTGATTCTTTGAATGATATGTACAATGTTTTTAATTTCGGTATTGTAAAAATTTCGGCCACCACCAAAATTACCGAATTTCGCGAAATTCGGTCAAAATtttgccaaaatttttttagaCATTAGCACATGAagtatgtttttttaaaaaaaatatatatctaaaCAAGTATTAGTATGATTTGTGATTACACATCTATTTAATAGAAGAATATTCAATAtaaacaatagaaaatatgagtCTAAAGTTATATAGTATATGTATCAGTATATAAtaaaatttcagatttttctttcGGCCAACCGAAATTACCGAAATTTGTGAAATTTCACCGAAATTTTAAACCCTGGGTATGTATCCAATCATAACCCTAAAAAATGCTATGCAATATCATATGTGACCCGCCTAGACATTCTTTAATATCCTATACATCAacatatattattatattattgaataaataaaaacaaaaaaagtatGGACTTAAAGTTACATAGAAATAGAAATGTTAAAAAAGACATAGTCCACCTACCTATTGCACCTTATCCTCCTTGACATAAGTCAACACTCCATCTAACCGTATCCATCCACCTCCTGCAGTGTCTCCTCACGTCCACGCTTCTCACATGTCGGCATTGCCTCTATCTCCTTCAAGCTATGATTGTTGCCTATACATCCTCGTGCCCATCGTCTCTGCCCGTCCTCCTCCCACCATTCGCTTGTTGCCTCCAGTTGCACCCATAGCACgccttccttctggccgagctTGCCGCTAGCCTTCTCTAGGCGCGCTTGTTGCCTCTGCCACCACATGTCGTCCCTTCCTCAATCAACACTGCCTTGGATCTGGAACACGCCGCCTATTCTCCatctaaccctttaggcaagaCAGTGCCCCTTTGACTAGTGCATAAGCGTGAGCATCATATGAAACATTGGGGGCGAGCTTAGCCGTGAGGAGAGAAGAGGCAGCCGCAACCCTCTGCGGATAGATTGAGAGTaggaagaatcaactaaagagagagaagaaagaaaGTAGAAAGACTATAGGCTAAGAGATGGATCTACATATCAAGTGTGTCATCTCATATTTTTGTTAACAAATTTCAGGAGCATCATGTGTATCTAAAAGAGTGATGTTCATATAAAATTTGTAGGATATGAAGAAAGTGCAAAACTTGTCATTAGGGTAGGAGGACAAGATGGCAAAACATAAAAGATTAAATGCTAGTGCAAAGATGTCGATGCATATTTGTGAAACTTTCTAGATAAATATTGAATATACATGCGACATGTTTGTCATGTTTCGTAGTAAAAACTAGGATATTTAGGTCTAGATATTCTTATACGATAAAATatctaataaatatatatatatatatatatatatatatatatatatatatatatatatatatatatatatatatatatatatatatatatgtaataccATAGTGACCATGAGCAAGTATAAATAGGTGTGTCTATTGATGTGTTTCATTCACACTCATAACAAGCGACTATAAATAATAGAGTCATAAGGACAACTCCATTCAAGCCCCTACTTAAGGTCTCATTCCATTTAAAGAGCTCGCACATATGAAAATCCTATCCTACCGACCCTATTTAACCCTTGGGTGGACAAGTgactctcatttctctctctcaaattCTTAGATGTAGGAACTTTTTATCCCTTTTcctattcctcctttcttttttCATGTAAAGCTGACAAGTGAGATTGATGAGCAGAGTTTAATATTAAGTAGAAGAAATTCAGAAGACCAGTTGGAGTGCACTACAAAATAGGGATGAAAATTTGAAAACTGTTAATAATGTCTTATACATTGTtgttaatatttatttattatatatagtcATAAAATTTGTTTAAAAAATTATATACACCCAATGCGACAAAGTTGCGTCCGCCATTGTTCACCATCTCCTTTTCTTACCAAAACTCCATGGATGCCCTTTCCAACAaattctaagagcatctccaacggttttgcatttggggTTTGTATTCTTGTAATTTGCTAAAAATCACAAAATaaggtatccaacggttttgtATTTGAAGTTTGCATTTTGGTCAACTTAgcaaatgagagagcaaacttgGCATAATTGTCAAGCTGCGGACGGTTTGGCAAAAGCCCGATCACGCGCGTCTCCCAGTCCCCCGCACGATCCGGAACTTCTCTTCGCGCCATATATGCTCCATCGATCGCGACAGAAACCCCCGGCCCTCCACGCGCCGCCGTTCACAGTCGATCGAAGTCGTGAGGGACTCCATCGCGAGCACCAGCCCTCCACGCGTCGCCATCCGCTGCCGATCGTGACCGACTCCATCGCGCAGAAACTCCCTCTCCACGCGCCGCCGTCCACTGCCGATCGCGAGCAACACCATCGCGCAGAAACTCCCAGGGCAGCAGCTATGGGGAGCAGCAAGGCAAGAAATGGCGGTGACCTGATTGGCGATAGAACTACGGCGATACAACTGGCGGCGCGGGTACCTGGGCGCGCGAAGAAGTCAACCGCGTGGGAAGGAACCGTGACCACGCGCCACACGAAAAAAAAATCGCATCCGAGTCCACTTTGGGTAAATGTCAAGTCAATTATGCAAAACCCTTAGAGATGgcctatttttagactttgcgTTTTGTTTTCGGAGTTCGCAAATAACAACAAATGCGAAGTCAATTATGCAAAACCCTTAaagtctccaacagtttggtattTTTTGTcatttgttggagtttgccAACTCTGGAAAGCTAATGGGGAGGAGAAAATAagacatctccaagagttttgcaAATCTGACTTGCCATTTACCAAAATATGGACCCAACTGCCGAAAGTTTTCACGCACGGTCTCGGTCCGTTCTTCGCGGGCTTACTTCGTGTGTTCAGGAAGTCGACCGCCACTCGCGTTGAGGAAGTCTGCCGCCACTCGTGTTGAGGCGCTCGAAGAGGACGATAAAGAAGAAGATGGAGACGAGCTAGCGGAGCAGGCGCGGGAACGCCGGCGAGTTCGGAAGCGGGCGGCGCAGGAGCGCGGCGCGCGCATCGGCGAGCGTGGCGGTCGAGGAACGGAGCGCGGCGAGCGGCAGTGCGAGCAGTGCGGCGCTGAGGCCGCCGCGGAGCGGAGGCTCCCAGAAGGCGACGAGCGCACGCTGTGTCTCGCGGAGCGGGACAGAGCAGAGCAGCACCCACTACAGTGGACGGAGGAAGTCGGCGAGCAGCAGAAGAGGCCGTAGAGCACAAGTAGTGCGGTGGCGATGTAGAGGGACGCGGCAGATCGGTGTTTGCCAAGTCGCGGACGGACTTGCATAAATGCCAAGCCTCTCCTGGAATTTGCCAAGTTTCCAAAAATGCAAAACCaatatgcaaaactgttggaaaaGTGTTTTTGTGAATtttgacaaaaataaaaaatgcaaaAGCAATATGCAAAACTGTCggagatgctctaacttaaTAAATTGTCAACACCAGAAGATGGTGGAGTTTAGGGCCAGAGCCAGTAGATGGTGTATAAATGTACGCCCAATACTTTTCACCCAAGAAAATCGCAGCTGGTACGCATGATATATATAGACACACTTGTATTAGATCAGATCCGAATATATAGATACCCATATAATTTAAATTAGAGTTCGGATGCTCGATTTCGCAAGGCAGGAAGAGAATAGAATGGATGCGCATATCTAGTTGGTGCTCGTCGCTGGCGAAGCCCGAGCATGACCTGACGAAGGGCCGACGAGGCTAGAGTGCTAGACCTAGGCGCCTGGCATAGGGCGGCACCGGCAGTTGCCCAGCTGCGCCACGCGATAGAGTGAGAGAGAGCGCACGCCGTGTGAACGGCGGTGAACGGGGTATGCGTGATTTTTCCCTCCGCGGGGAGCACGAGGTGTTTCCTGTGTCGCCAGAAGATGTTTTCAGATAAATTTTCCTGTGTGAAATCTATACGACTTAAATTTAAAGATTAAAGATTactcaaaactaaaaagttATATATCTCATTGACAGTTACAACTTTCGTTAAAAAAGTATCTTAATGCAATACTATACAAGAAAAATATGATTCTTCTAATCTAAGAAGTTAAGTCCTGATATgtgattcaaatgaaaaaaaactaaaactagAAAATTGGAGATCTCGTGAAGTGCtaaaatttatatataaaagTACCTTACGTAAAAtgatatgattttttaaagacgACAAGTTTTGGTATGCGAAAAGATATGCTTTTCGAATAGTTGCtaaaactttatattacattTTAAGCATCTTAACGATCTCCAATGAAAAACTCAAAAATACAATTTGTACATTAAAATTATTTTTATCCAACATTATAAAAAAGATATAACTTTTCTAAGGTCATGTTAGTACATGTGTAGTAAGACAGTACTGCCACATCAATGCGAATAGCGCGATAAGGTTTTTCTGATAAAAACAGGATCTACTAGCAGTGAATCGAGTCGGGGTACAAATAACATATAGCAGTAAACAgtggcacatgcatatgatTAATCTACTACTAGAAACAGAGAAACAGATAGGTTAGGGTTTCGACCATCAGCGTTCCCGGCGAGAGCGGATCCGGTGGCGTCCATGTTGAGAGTGCTGACGCGGTGGCGGAGTAGATCCCGTCGTCCTTCGGGCCTCCACCGGCACTGACCGACGACGGCGGGGTAGGAGAGAGGCGCAGTGGTGCTTCCCGACGCCACTGCGCAAGCCGATCGGATGGCCTAGGGTTTGTCGAGTGGGTGATGAGCACGGCGAACTTAGGGTATCGTGCCTGCGGCCCCCACTCCTGTTTATATAGCGCAGCGCGTCAggggcccaccaaccatggatcggttgggcgcccccgatcagggcgcgatcCAGAGGGAAAAGGCCCCAGCCGTTGGGCTGGGCCTGAGATCAACCTAACATTCTCCCCCTTGATCTCATCTATGCTTTCTCGCTTTGTCAACTCACCCCATCACAAATCAGTGTATTGAGCATGCTTCATCTTAACAGTTATCACTGCTAGATTAGACAGCCACAAACACTTTTCTGTTTAGAGATGAATTCTCGCCTTGGGCCCCTCACTATCCAGGAATCACAGGCTTTCCCTTAAACCCATGCCGGCTATATGTTCTCTGAACACATTGGGCGGTAAGCCTTTTGTAAGCGGATCCGCTAGCATCTTTTCTGTGCTTATATGTTCAAGACTTATGACGTGATCCCGGATTTTATCCTTGACAACATAATattttatgtcaatgt from Sorghum bicolor cultivar BTx623 chromosome 3, Sorghum_bicolor_NCBIv3, whole genome shotgun sequence encodes the following:
- the LOC8056578 gene encoding single myb histone 5, producing the protein MGAPKQRWTSEEEAALRAGVARHGVGNWRMILNDPELGSTLRYRSNVDLKDKWRNMNVIVTSSSARDRGRTSTRRTRAAPKNSDQSLPMSTVTSDVDDEIVDVNPIASVVPVESWNTSNSKKSHSRLDNIIMEAIKNLNEPTGSHRTTIANYIEEQYWPPSDFDHLLSAKLKDLATSGKLLKVNRKYRIAPSSPRLEGRSPKMMLLEDVQGEPLKLGSDASRTLTRSQIDAELVRMATMTAEAAAAAAAHAVAEAEAIMAEAEAAAREAEAAEAEARAAQAFAEAAVLTLKNRNAAKLMAQA